The following are encoded in a window of Thermococcus sp. M39 genomic DNA:
- the pdxS gene encoding pyridoxal 5'-phosphate synthase lyase subunit PdxS, protein MNMFEIIDQKGTERLKRGFAKMVKGGVIMDVTNAEQAQIAEEAGAVAVMALEKVPADIRKAGGVARMADPKKIEEIMDAVTIPVMAKIRIGHYAEAYALEALGVDMIDESEVLTPADAYFHVDKRKFKVPFVCGARNLGEAVRRIWEGAAMIRTKGEAGTGNIVEAVRHVRLVNENIRLLKRLTDEQIYQVAKKFAEPYLRLALEVKQISGLEPRILENEPVYEEYTYQEIVDGIYKILLEIKKLQRLPVVNFAAGGVATPADAALMMQMGMDGVFVGSGIFKSSNPKKMARAIVEAVNHYDEPDVIAEISKDLGEPMRGLDIAQLEVRLEERGV, encoded by the coding sequence ATGAACATGTTTGAGATAATTGATCAGAAGGGGACTGAACGCTTGAAAAGAGGATTTGCGAAGATGGTTAAAGGCGGAGTTATTATGGATGTCACAAATGCTGAGCAAGCCCAAATTGCCGAAGAAGCTGGGGCTGTTGCAGTTATGGCTTTGGAAAAAGTGCCAGCAGATATAAGAAAGGCCGGTGGAGTGGCAAGAATGGCCGATCCAAAGAAGATCGAGGAAATAATGGATGCAGTGACAATTCCAGTTATGGCAAAAATTAGAATTGGACATTATGCAGAAGCTTACGCTTTAGAGGCTTTGGGTGTTGACATGATTGACGAAAGTGAAGTTTTAACGCCAGCTGACGCTTACTTCCACGTGGACAAAAGAAAGTTCAAAGTGCCCTTTGTTTGCGGTGCAAGGAACTTAGGAGAAGCAGTTAGAAGAATTTGGGAAGGTGCCGCAATGATAAGAACAAAAGGTGAAGCTGGAACAGGAAACATAGTTGAGGCTGTAAGACACGTTCGCTTAGTTAATGAGAACATTAGGCTTTTGAAAAGGCTGACAGATGAACAGATTTATCAAGTTGCTAAAAAGTTCGCAGAGCCTTACTTGAGGTTAGCTTTGGAAGTTAAACAAATAAGCGGTTTAGAACCTAGAATTTTAGAGAACGAACCAGTTTATGAGGAATACACCTATCAAGAGATTGTTGATGGCATTTACAAGATTCTTCTCGAAATTAAGAAATTGCAAAGATTACCTGTAGTTAACTTCGCTGCTGGTGGTGTGGCGACACCAGCTGATGCCGCGTTAATGATGCAAATGGGCATGGATGGCGTTTTCGTTGGAAGCGGAATTTTCAAGAGCTCAAATCCAAAGAAGATGGCAAGGGCAATAGTTGAGGCGGTTAACCACTATGACGAGCCAGATGTGATAGCAGAGATAAGCAAGGACTTAGGAGAACCTATGAGAGGTCTCGATATAGCCCAGCTCGAAGTTCGCCTGGAGGAGAGAGGTGTATGA
- the pdxT gene encoding pyridoxal 5'-phosphate synthase glutaminase subunit PdxT codes for MKVGVVGVQGAVSEHIETARKAMENLKVSGEVFWLKKAEQLKDVDALIIPGGESTTISRLMIKNNLFDKVKELGEEGLPIMGTCAGLILLAKQVEGAVEGQRFLELLDVKVSRNAYGRQVDSFEAPLKLTFDEKPFLGVFIRAPRILEVFGKAKPLAFYKDEVVGVEQENLIGLAFHPELTDDTRIHEYFLRKAL; via the coding sequence ATGAAAGTTGGCGTTGTAGGAGTTCAAGGGGCTGTAAGCGAGCACATTGAAACTGCTAGGAAAGCCATGGAAAATCTCAAAGTTAGCGGAGAAGTTTTCTGGCTTAAAAAAGCTGAGCAACTGAAAGATGTTGACGCCCTAATAATCCCCGGCGGCGAAAGCACAACGATTTCAAGGCTAATGATTAAAAACAACCTCTTTGATAAAGTTAAAGAGCTTGGAGAAGAAGGATTGCCAATTATGGGCACCTGTGCAGGGCTAATACTCTTAGCAAAGCAAGTTGAAGGGGCAGTTGAGGGTCAAAGATTTCTCGAGCTTTTGGATGTGAAAGTTTCAAGAAATGCCTATGGAAGACAAGTTGATTCCTTTGAGGCACCACTAAAGCTAACTTTTGATGAAAAACCTTTCCTAGGGGTTTTTATTCGAGCGCCAAGAATTCTCGAAGTCTTTGGGAAAGCAAAGCCATTGGCATTTTACAAAGACGAGGTAGTTGGTGTTGAGCAAGAAAATCTTATTGGGCTAGCATTTCATCCAGAGCTGACTGATGATACAAGGATTCACGAATACTTCTTGAGGAAAGCTCTCTAA
- a CDS encoding formate--phosphoribosylaminoimidazolecarboxamide ligase, with protein MEWKIATYASHSALQILKGAKDEGFKTIAFGREKVKPLYTKYFPVADEFLVGEYPEEELLERNAIVIPHGSFVAHLGIEKVESMKVPYYGNKVALRWESDRELERKWLEKAKLKLPRVYYDPDDIDKPVIVKFHGAKGGKGYFLAKDSKDFWKKAEKIGINDKESLNGIQIQEYIIGVPVYPHYFYSKLNDELELMSIDRRYETNVDGIGRISAKDQLELSLENSYVVVGNFPIVLRESLLMEVIEMGERVVKAAEKLLGGLWGPFCLETILTDELEFIVFEISARIVAGTNPFISGSPYTWLKYKKPMSTGRRIAMEIKQAIEEDKLDEILT; from the coding sequence ATGGAGTGGAAGATAGCCACTTATGCCTCTCATTCGGCACTTCAGATTTTAAAGGGCGCAAAGGATGAGGGATTCAAAACCATAGCCTTTGGAAGGGAAAAAGTCAAACCTCTATACACCAAATATTTTCCAGTTGCAGATGAGTTCTTAGTTGGTGAGTATCCTGAAGAAGAACTCTTGGAAAGAAATGCAATAGTAATTCCACACGGCTCTTTTGTTGCCCACCTCGGAATCGAGAAAGTTGAGAGCATGAAAGTCCCCTACTACGGGAACAAAGTAGCCCTTAGGTGGGAAAGTGACAGAGAATTAGAGAGGAAATGGCTCGAAAAAGCGAAATTAAAGCTGCCGAGAGTTTATTATGATCCAGACGACATAGATAAACCAGTGATAGTTAAATTCCATGGCGCAAAGGGAGGTAAAGGCTACTTCTTAGCAAAAGATAGCAAAGACTTTTGGAAAAAGGCAGAAAAGATTGGAATTAATGACAAAGAAAGTCTAAATGGAATACAAATCCAAGAATATATAATAGGAGTCCCAGTTTATCCCCACTACTTCTACTCAAAGCTCAACGATGAACTTGAACTCATGAGCATTGATAGAAGGTATGAGACGAACGTTGACGGAATTGGGAGAATTTCAGCAAAAGATCAGCTTGAACTCAGTTTAGAGAATTCCTATGTGGTTGTGGGGAATTTCCCAATTGTTTTGAGGGAGTCCCTCCTTATGGAAGTTATAGAGATGGGTGAAAGAGTTGTTAAAGCCGCAGAAAAGCTTTTGGGTGGTCTATGGGGACCATTTTGCTTAGAGACAATCCTCACAGATGAGCTTGAATTTATAGTGTTTGAAATCTCCGCAAGAATTGTCGCCGGAACGAATCCTTTCATTAGCGGCTCCCCTTACACCTGGTTAAAGTACAAAAAGCCAATGAGCACTGGAAGGAGAATTGCAATGGAGATAAAGCAAGCCATTGAGGAGGATAAGCTCGATGAAATTTTAACATAA
- the guaA gene encoding glutamine-hydrolyzing GMP synthase: protein MKSTQKKKVREMWESFIEEKIGEIREKVGDGKAIIALSGGVDSSTAAVLAHKAIGNRLYAVFVNTGFLRKGEPEFVIKTFRDEFGLNLIYVDAQERFFNALKGVTDPEEKRKIIGKTFIDVFEEVAKEIYAEFLIQGTIAPDWIESQGKIKSHHNVGGLPERLNLKLIEPLRDLYKDEVRELAKELGLPEKIYNRMPFPGPGLAVRVLGEVTPEKVAIVREANAIVEEEVEKAGLKPWQAFAVLLNVKTVGVQGDIRAYKETIAVRIVESLDGMTANAMNVPWEVLQRIAFRITSEIPEVGRVLYDITNKPPATIEFE, encoded by the coding sequence ATGAAATCCACGCAAAAGAAAAAGGTGAGAGAAATGTGGGAAAGCTTCATTGAAGAAAAGATTGGGGAGATTAGAGAGAAAGTTGGAGATGGAAAGGCGATTATAGCTCTATCTGGAGGAGTTGACAGCTCAACGGCTGCAGTTTTAGCGCATAAAGCAATTGGCAACAGACTCTATGCTGTTTTTGTGAATACTGGATTTTTAAGAAAAGGAGAACCAGAGTTCGTGATAAAAACATTTAGGGATGAGTTTGGATTAAACCTAATCTACGTTGATGCTCAAGAGCGCTTTTTCAACGCTTTGAAGGGTGTAACTGATCCTGAAGAGAAAAGAAAGATAATCGGAAAGACTTTCATTGACGTCTTTGAAGAAGTTGCTAAAGAGATATATGCAGAGTTTTTAATTCAAGGAACAATTGCTCCGGACTGGATTGAGAGTCAAGGGAAAATTAAGAGCCACCACAACGTTGGTGGTTTGCCCGAAAGATTAAATCTAAAGCTGATTGAACCTTTAAGAGATCTCTACAAAGATGAGGTAAGAGAATTAGCGAAGGAACTCGGATTGCCAGAGAAAATCTATAACAGGATGCCTTTCCCAGGGCCAGGATTAGCCGTTAGGGTTTTAGGTGAAGTAACTCCCGAAAAAGTTGCAATCGTTAGAGAGGCAAATGCCATAGTAGAGGAAGAAGTTGAAAAGGCTGGCTTAAAACCTTGGCAGGCTTTTGCCGTGCTCTTAAATGTGAAGACTGTTGGAGTTCAAGGTGATATAAGGGCTTACAAAGAGACAATAGCTGTTAGAATCGTTGAGAGCTTAGATGGGATGACTGCAAACGCAATGAACGTTCCCTGGGAAGTTCTGCAGAGGATAGCTTTTAGGATTACAAGCGAAATTCCAGAGGTCGGAAGAGTGCTGTATGATATTACAAATAAGCCTCCAGCGACAATTGAGTTTGAGTGA
- a CDS encoding GMP synthase subunit A — protein sequence MIIIMDNHGQYVHRIWRTLRYLGVETKIIPNTTPLEEIKAMNPKGIIFSGGPDINRTGNCEAILEHYDELNIPILGICLGHQLIAKYFGGKVGRGEKAEYSLVEVEILKENDIFKGLPKRLRVWESHMDEIKELPKDFELLARSEFCEVEAMKHKKLPIYGVQFHPEVAHTEKGSEIYRNFAKLCGEL from the coding sequence ATGATAATCATAATGGACAATCACGGGCAATACGTTCACAGAATTTGGAGAACTTTACGGTATTTAGGCGTTGAGACAAAGATAATACCAAATACGACTCCTCTTGAGGAAATCAAGGCAATGAATCCAAAAGGGATTATCTTCAGCGGAGGGCCAGACATTAACAGGACAGGCAACTGTGAGGCAATACTTGAGCACTATGATGAGTTAAACATCCCAATCCTAGGAATCTGTTTGGGCCACCAGCTAATAGCAAAGTATTTTGGCGGAAAAGTCGGGAGAGGAGAAAAAGCAGAATACAGCTTAGTTGAGGTCGAGATCTTAAAGGAAAACGACATCTTCAAAGGTTTGCCCAAGCGCTTGAGGGTCTGGGAAAGCCACATGGACGAGATAAAAGAACTGCCAAAGGATTTTGAGCTTTTAGCAAGGAGTGAGTTTTGTGAAGTTGAGGCAATGAAGCACAAAAAACTGCCAATCTATGGAGTCCAGTTCCATCCAGAGGTTGCACACACAGAAAAAGGGAGTGAAATCTACAGGAATTTTGCTAAGCTTTGTGGTGAGTTATAG
- a CDS encoding DUF2101 family protein, whose protein sequence is MNIEEVFYKVGEFVESAWEKIREFINPRPQEKPPAFKLLRKVVKRKVTVHELLVLKLQLAFIFYLLLSLLLVVFLPNELYLVALTVVYFLYLRTIFRKYREFFIEYKPYQMFYYSISVIGFLAFFGYSLLKRFALGIHYSLGYLVFVFIVVMMFRFYFKSKYGRNWTYGVIEEIKENVVKISVHDDIRANVKPGEYWVDKVPDVKIGRVVKVLVEERPLRGAVPTKIIEVYLSDQPSSSKASTEAKEDSETNSSL, encoded by the coding sequence ATGAATATTGAAGAGGTATTTTATAAAGTGGGTGAGTTTGTAGAATCAGCATGGGAAAAGATAAGAGAATTCATAAATCCAAGACCTCAAGAGAAGCCTCCGGCCTTTAAACTTCTGAGGAAAGTTGTAAAAAGAAAAGTTACAGTTCATGAATTATTAGTTCTAAAGCTTCAGTTAGCTTTTATCTTCTATTTGCTTCTATCCTTACTCCTCGTAGTTTTCTTGCCAAACGAGTTATATTTGGTTGCCTTAACGGTTGTGTATTTCCTCTATTTGAGAACAATATTCCGCAAGTATAGAGAATTCTTCATCGAGTATAAGCCGTATCAAATGTTCTATTACTCAATCAGCGTCATAGGCTTCCTAGCGTTTTTTGGATACTCACTTCTGAAAAGATTTGCTTTAGGTATTCATTATTCATTGGGCTACCTTGTTTTTGTTTTCATTGTAGTTATGATGTTCCGCTTTTACTTTAAGTCAAAATACGGCAGAAACTGGACTTATGGTGTCATAGAGGAGATTAAAGAAAATGTTGTAAAAATAAGTGTTCATGATGACATTAGAGCAAATGTTAAGCCCGGTGAATACTGGGTTGATAAGGTTCCAGATGTGAAAATCGGAAGAGTAGTGAAAGTTTTAGTTGAGGAAAGACCCCTTAGAGGAGCTGTGCCGACGAAAATAATCGAGGTTTATCTAAGCGACCAGCCTTCATCATCAAAGGCCTCAACGGAAGCAAAAGAAGATAGCGAAACTAACAGTAGCTTATAG